The Amylolactobacillus amylophilus DSM 20533 = JCM 1125 genome contains a region encoding:
- a CDS encoding ABC transporter permease, with the protein MRRIFVAEFSRILLSYKRYPTEAIAQIFIAAGGFIALVKGGSFLSGIPLMGTRLSDLVISYILWMLILNSIGDSGFSVVDESEAGTLEQLYLSKYNPTQLFLIRSVVNIIFSLLFILIVMTLLMLVMGISLHVRFELIILPIVLALIVAMGVGLLVASLAILFKKVTQLFTIIQFGFIFLIMYPFSDGNILSQIVGNIMPITPIYVWLTNITRSQSMFYPNRWQLLFSVVNALVWFTGGIICYQVASNRAQRLGTLGHY; encoded by the coding sequence ATGAGACGTATTTTTGTTGCTGAATTTAGTCGGATTCTTCTCTCGTACAAAAGATACCCAACTGAGGCAATTGCGCAGATTTTCATTGCAGCAGGTGGTTTCATCGCTTTAGTAAAAGGTGGCAGTTTTCTGAGTGGAATTCCTTTGATGGGAACACGCTTAAGCGACCTGGTTATCAGTTACATTTTGTGGATGTTGATTCTCAATTCAATTGGTGATAGTGGCTTTAGTGTTGTTGATGAATCCGAAGCTGGAACGTTAGAGCAACTTTACTTATCAAAATACAATCCCACACAGCTATTCTTGATCCGTAGCGTTGTCAATATAATTTTCTCACTACTTTTTATTTTGATTGTTATGACTTTATTAATGCTTGTGATGGGCATCTCTTTGCATGTTAGATTTGAACTGATTATTCTGCCAATTGTATTGGCATTGATAGTAGCAATGGGTGTTGGCCTACTCGTCGCGAGTCTTGCAATTTTGTTCAAAAAGGTCACACAGTTATTCACGATTATTCAGTTTGGTTTTATATTCCTGATTATGTACCCATTTTCAGATGGAAACATCTTGTCCCAGATTGTGGGTAACATCATGCCAATCACGCCAATTTATGTCTGGTTGACGAACATTACTCGCAGCCAATCAATGTTCTATCCAAATAGGTGGCAACTACTATTCAGTGTCGTAAATGCCCTCGTATGGTTTACTGGTGGAATTATCTGCTATCAGGTTGCATCTAATAGGGCACAGCGACTCGGTACCCTTGGTCATTATTAA
- a CDS encoding ABC transporter ATP-binding protein, translated as MTNLKKMYQGFEAVHDISFELNPGEVLAFLGPNGAGKTTTIKMILNLIIPTSGEIEVFGEKLDNRHHYLLENIGAVLEGSRNLYWRMSPKENFIYWGGIRGISNKDAILNGLSYLDMFGIGDKKDIPVRELSRGMQQIVSICCALLHHPKILFLDEPTLGLDVNASDKIQEVISNLVQSENMSVLLTTHQMSVAQNLASRIIMIRQGQIIFDQLAPSVISSFDQDIYSLSFSKEITDNLIDLISQTGVVEKVGRMEYQVALNAPQKLPNLLQVLASSPITAVNKQTIDLEVLFRKLINQQGVAE; from the coding sequence GTGACTAATTTAAAAAAGATGTATCAAGGCTTTGAAGCTGTTCACGATATCTCATTTGAGTTGAATCCTGGTGAGGTGTTGGCATTTCTCGGTCCTAACGGTGCTGGTAAGACTACAACTATTAAGATGATACTTAATTTGATCATCCCAACGTCAGGTGAGATAGAAGTTTTTGGCGAAAAGCTTGATAATAGACACCACTACTTACTTGAAAACATTGGAGCTGTTCTTGAAGGGAGTCGCAATCTCTATTGGCGAATGTCACCGAAGGAAAATTTTATTTACTGGGGAGGTATTCGTGGAATTTCCAATAAGGATGCTATTTTAAACGGTCTCTCCTATTTAGATATGTTTGGTATTGGTGATAAGAAAGATATACCAGTACGTGAGCTAAGTCGAGGAATGCAACAAATAGTTTCAATTTGTTGTGCTTTGCTTCATCATCCAAAGATTCTTTTTTTGGATGAACCAACACTTGGCTTGGATGTCAACGCGAGCGATAAAATACAAGAAGTCATTAGCAATCTAGTACAGTCGGAAAATATGAGCGTATTATTGACTACGCATCAAATGTCTGTCGCTCAAAACCTTGCCAGTAGAATCATTATGATCAGGCAAGGACAAATTATTTTTGACCAACTTGCGCCATCTGTTATTTCTAGCTTTGATCAGGATATCTACTCACTTAGTTTTAGCAAGGAGATTACAGATAATCTGATAGATTTAATTTCTCAAACAGGTGTAGTGGAAAAGGTTGGCCGAATGGAGTATCAAGTAGCGCTTAATGCACCGCAAAAATTACCGAATTTATTACAGGTATTAGCTAGTTCACCAATTACCGCTGTAAATAAGCAGACGATAGATCTTGAGGTTCTATTTAGGAAGCTGATTAATCAGCAGGGGGTGGCTGAATGA
- the alr gene encoding alanine racemase codes for MVQAMKRKTAVHVNLGAIAANVRSTVDHLPKGTQMFAVVKANGYGHGAVPVARVAAANGATGFCVAVLDEALELRKHDIKLPILVLGITASSLALEALVNDISLTVGSLSWLQEAKQGLLAANEPNLVNKKLRIHLAIDSGMGRIGFIEDDEFSAANEFLLKNQDLFEVEGIYTHFASADSADETYFNYQVKRFNHLHDLLTVRPKYTHVANSATSLFHAACHSDLIRFGIGMYGLNPSSTKGVTDLPLPYELQPALSLRSELVFVKQNHPGMGVSYGSTYNSQEDEWIGTLPLGYADGWQRRMQGFKVRVLDEWCEIVGRVCMDQFMVRLPYEMPVGTEVELIAADSTAPNSLRAVADYAETIHYEIACLLQDRLPRIYEN; via the coding sequence TTGGTACAAGCAATGAAACGTAAGACAGCGGTGCACGTCAACTTAGGCGCAATTGCCGCAAATGTTCGCAGCACGGTTGACCATCTACCCAAGGGAACGCAAATGTTTGCGGTGGTGAAGGCTAATGGTTATGGACATGGCGCAGTCCCCGTTGCACGTGTTGCAGCAGCCAATGGAGCAACCGGTTTCTGTGTGGCTGTGCTAGATGAGGCTCTGGAGTTACGCAAGCATGATATTAAACTACCGATTCTGGTGCTCGGAATCACTGCATCAAGCTTGGCTCTAGAGGCTTTAGTGAACGACATTTCGCTGACAGTCGGGAGCCTTTCGTGGTTACAGGAAGCGAAGCAAGGCTTATTAGCTGCAAATGAACCTAATTTGGTGAATAAGAAGTTGCGAATCCACCTGGCAATTGACTCCGGAATGGGGCGTATTGGCTTCATTGAGGATGATGAGTTCAGCGCAGCTAACGAGTTTCTGTTAAAGAATCAGGATTTATTTGAAGTAGAGGGAATTTACACCCATTTCGCATCAGCTGATTCAGCAGATGAAACTTACTTCAACTATCAAGTCAAACGTTTCAATCACCTGCATGATTTACTAACAGTGAGACCAAAGTATACCCACGTTGCCAATTCGGCCACGAGCCTCTTTCATGCAGCATGTCACAGCGACCTAATTCGCTTTGGTATCGGAATGTACGGGCTAAACCCTTCGAGCACGAAGGGTGTGACGGATTTACCATTACCATATGAATTACAACCGGCGCTCAGTCTGCGGAGTGAGCTCGTGTTCGTCAAGCAGAATCACCCGGGAATGGGTGTCAGCTACGGCTCAACCTACAATTCGCAAGAGGATGAATGGATTGGAACACTGCCGCTTGGCTATGCCGACGGCTGGCAACGCCGGATGCAGGGATTCAAAGTCAGAGTTCTAGATGAGTGGTGTGAGATTGTTGGTCGGGTCTGCATGGACCAGTTCATGGTCAGGTTACCATACGAAATGCCGGTGGGAACTGAAGTTGAACTGATTGCGGCTGATTCTACTGCACCAAATTCGCTCCGAGCTGTCGCGGATTATGCGGAGACGATTCATTACGAGATTGCTTGCCTCTTGCAAGACCGATTACCACGTATTTATGAGAATTAG
- the acpS gene encoding holo-ACP synthase: MIIGIGNDVAELDRFKEHVLQNDGFARKVLTPAELAVYETLEETGQVRFLAGRFSVKESFAKALGTGIGKGVAFQDIQTINNQQGKPITSARIFHGRILTTITHSRTEAYTIVLLED, encoded by the coding sequence ATGATTATTGGAATTGGTAATGACGTAGCTGAATTAGACAGATTCAAGGAACATGTGCTGCAGAATGATGGCTTTGCTCGTAAAGTACTGACACCTGCCGAACTAGCCGTATACGAGACGCTAGAGGAGACGGGACAAGTGCGCTTTCTAGCGGGGCGGTTCTCGGTGAAGGAGTCATTTGCGAAGGCTTTAGGTACCGGCATCGGAAAGGGCGTGGCCTTTCAAGACATCCAGACAATCAATAATCAGCAGGGTAAGCCGATTACCAGTGCCAGAATTTTCCATGGCCGAATTTTGACGACGATTACCCACAGTAGAACTGAAGCATACACGATAGTATTGTTGGAGGATTAG
- a CDS encoding DEAD/DEAH box helicase, whose protein sequence is MKFDQLGLSEPILKAIKRAGFEEATPIQSETIPLVLEGKDVIGQAQTGTGKTAAFGLPMLQKLDKNARSVQALVISPTRELAIQTQEELFRLGRDEKAKVQVVYGGADISRQIRALKQVPAILVGTPGRLLDHIKRGTVKLNEVHTVVLDEADEMLDMGFVEDIESILKNVPNEHQTLLFSATMPKPIQRIGEKFMQDPVVVKIKTKELTADLIDQYFVRAKEFEKFDVMTRLIDVQDPDLAIVFGRTKRRVDEVTRGLQARGYNAEGIHGDLSQQKRMSVLKQFKAGKLDILVATDVAARGLDVSGVSHVYNFDIPQDPESYVHRIGRTGRAGNSGMSVTFVTPNEMGYLSTIESLTNKKMTPLRPPSDSEAFKGQLTAATTQIDKMITDGELDKYNDAAEKLLEQYEAVDLVSAFLKEIAKDSSSVPVKLTSERPLPFRRGNGGGGNRGNRNFKRGGDRNDRRRRQSNTQNDRRNGGRNDNNSRGNSSDRRRSDNKGGARHEFVIKKK, encoded by the coding sequence TTGAAATTTGACCAACTAGGCTTAAGCGAGCCCATTTTAAAAGCAATTAAACGCGCAGGATTTGAGGAAGCAACTCCAATCCAGTCCGAGACCATTCCACTGGTCTTAGAGGGTAAAGACGTGATTGGCCAGGCACAAACCGGTACTGGTAAGACAGCGGCATTTGGCCTACCAATGTTGCAAAAGCTTGATAAGAATGCAAGATCCGTTCAAGCACTTGTTATCTCCCCAACCAGAGAGTTAGCAATTCAAACACAAGAAGAATTATTCAGACTTGGCCGTGACGAGAAAGCAAAGGTTCAGGTCGTCTATGGTGGTGCAGATATTTCGCGCCAAATACGTGCATTAAAACAAGTTCCAGCTATCCTGGTTGGTACACCAGGCCGTTTATTAGACCACATCAAGCGGGGCACTGTTAAGCTAAATGAGGTCCACACAGTGGTACTTGATGAGGCTGATGAAATGCTCGACATGGGCTTCGTCGAAGACATTGAAAGTATTTTAAAGAACGTGCCAAACGAACATCAAACATTACTCTTCTCGGCTACGATGCCTAAGCCAATTCAGCGAATTGGTGAGAAATTCATGCAGGATCCCGTTGTCGTTAAGATTAAGACAAAGGAACTGACTGCTGACTTAATCGATCAATACTTCGTGCGGGCCAAAGAATTTGAGAAGTTCGATGTCATGACAAGATTAATCGATGTGCAAGATCCTGATTTGGCCATTGTCTTTGGTCGGACCAAGCGCCGTGTCGACGAAGTCACACGCGGTTTACAAGCACGTGGCTACAATGCCGAGGGTATTCACGGTGATCTCTCCCAACAGAAGAGAATGTCCGTCTTGAAGCAATTTAAAGCAGGTAAGCTGGATATTCTGGTGGCAACCGATGTGGCTGCACGTGGTCTGGACGTTTCTGGCGTCTCACATGTGTATAACTTTGATATTCCACAGGACCCCGAGAGTTACGTTCACCGGATTGGTCGGACTGGGCGGGCCGGTAACTCAGGTATGTCAGTTACTTTCGTTACACCAAACGAAATGGGCTACCTCTCAACTATTGAGAGTCTAACCAATAAGAAGATGACTCCTTTACGTCCACCTTCAGATTCAGAGGCCTTCAAGGGTCAATTGACCGCTGCTACAACCCAAATCGATAAGATGATTACTGACGGTGAGCTCGACAAGTATAATGATGCGGCCGAGAAGTTGCTTGAACAATACGAAGCCGTTGATCTTGTCTCAGCATTCCTGAAGGAAATTGCCAAGGATAGCTCTAGCGTGCCGGTTAAGTTGACCTCAGAACGCCCACTACCATTCAGACGTGGTAATGGTGGCGGTGGTAACCGTGGCAACCGGAACTTTAAACGTGGCGGGGACCGTAACGACCGTCGTCGGCGCCAATCTAATACTCAGAATGATCGTCGCAATGGCGGTCGTAATGACAACAACAGTCGCGGTAACTCTTCAGACCGTCGTCGCTCAGACAATAAGGGTGGCGCGCGGCATGAATTCGTCATTAAAAAGAAGTAG